A genome region from Cucumis sativus cultivar 9930 chromosome 4, Cucumber_9930_V3, whole genome shotgun sequence includes the following:
- the LOC101214742 gene encoding probable receptor-like protein kinase At1g80640 isoform X2: protein MEARTRIGVLAVAGFCSAVLIAALFSLLWLWIHRQRRNAGKSKRKDAEKGIGLAPFVTGKKGCVSVIDFKVLEKATGNFGESNVLGEGGFGRVYKALLDDNLVVAVKKLDCSGFQADTEFENEVNILSGIHHPNIICQLGCSSEGDSKLIVYELMENGSLETQLHGPSRGSALNWHMRMKIALDVARGLEYLHEHCHPAVIHRDLKTSNILLDANFNAKLADFGIAITDGTQNNNKIKLSGTLGYVAPEYLLHGKLTEKSDVYAYGIVVLELLLGRRPVEKRPTPQSHSIVTWAMPQLTDRSKLPNIVDPVIRNTMDLKHLYQVAAMAVLCVQGEASYRPLIKDVLHSLIALVPIELGGTLRLNPPPQ from the exons ATGGAAGCTCGGACGAGAATAGGAGTACTGGCTGTGGCTGGATTTTGTTCTGCCGTGCTTATCGCTGCTTTGTTTTCATTGCTCTGGTTGTGGATTCACCGGCAGAGGAGAAATGCTGGTAAAAGCAAACGGAAAG ATGCCGAGAAAGGGATTGGATTAGCTCCATTTGTGACTGGGAAGAAGGGATGTGTATCAGTGATTGATTTCAAAGTATTGGAGAAAGCTACTGGGAATTTTGGGGAGAGTAATGTATTGGGCGAAGGTGGATTTGGGAGAGTTTACAAGGCTTTGTTGGATGATAATTTGGTTGTGGCTGTGAAGAAGCTTGATTGCAGTGGCTTTCAAGCTGACACAGAATTTGAG AATGAAGTGAATATATTGAGCGGAATTCATCATCCGAATATTATTTGCCAATTGGGATGTAGCAGTGAGGGAGATTCAAAGTTGATTGTTTATGAGCTCATGGAGAATGGATCTCTAGAAACTCAACTCCATg GGCCCTCTCGTGGTTCTGCCTTAAATTGGCACATGCGTATGAAGATTGCTCTCGATGTTGCAAG AGGATTAGAATACCTTCACGAGCATTGCCACCCTGCAGTTATTCATAGAGATTTGAAGACTTCCAACATCCTTCTTGATGCCAACTTCAACGCTAAG TTGGCTGACTTTGGGATTGCAATCACTGATGGAAcccaaaacaataacaaaattaagcttTCTGGGACCTTGGGATATGTAGCTCCAGAGTATCTATTACATG GAAAATTAACAGAGAAAAGTGATGTGTATGCTTATGGAATTGTGGTACTAGAGCTTCTGCTAGGAAGAAGGCCGGTGGAGAAACGGCCAACACCACAATCCCACTCTATCGTCACGTGG GCAATGCCTCAACTGACAGATAGATCGAAGTTGCCAAACATAGTAGATCCTGTTATTAGAAATACTATGGATCTCAAACACTTGTATCAG GTTGCTGCAATGGCTGTATTGTGTGTACAAGGAGAAGCAAGCTACAGACCTTTAATAAAAGATGTTCTACACTCTCTAATTGCCCTTGTTCCCATAGAGCTTGGAGGTACCCTAAGATTAAACCCACCACCACAATGa
- the LOC101214742 gene encoding probable receptor-like protein kinase At1g80640 isoform X1 yields the protein MEARTRIGVLAVAGFCSAVLIAALFSLLWLWIHRQRRNAGKSKRKDAEKGIGLAPFVTGKKGCVSVIDFKVLEKATGNFGESNVLGEGGFGRVYKALLDDNLVVAVKKLDCSGFQADTEFENEVNILSGIHHPNIICQLGCSSEGDSKLIVYELMENGSLETQLHVENDDAGPSRGSALNWHMRMKIALDVARGLEYLHEHCHPAVIHRDLKTSNILLDANFNAKLADFGIAITDGTQNNNKIKLSGTLGYVAPEYLLHGKLTEKSDVYAYGIVVLELLLGRRPVEKRPTPQSHSIVTWAMPQLTDRSKLPNIVDPVIRNTMDLKHLYQVAAMAVLCVQGEASYRPLIKDVLHSLIALVPIELGGTLRLNPPPQ from the exons ATGGAAGCTCGGACGAGAATAGGAGTACTGGCTGTGGCTGGATTTTGTTCTGCCGTGCTTATCGCTGCTTTGTTTTCATTGCTCTGGTTGTGGATTCACCGGCAGAGGAGAAATGCTGGTAAAAGCAAACGGAAAG ATGCCGAGAAAGGGATTGGATTAGCTCCATTTGTGACTGGGAAGAAGGGATGTGTATCAGTGATTGATTTCAAAGTATTGGAGAAAGCTACTGGGAATTTTGGGGAGAGTAATGTATTGGGCGAAGGTGGATTTGGGAGAGTTTACAAGGCTTTGTTGGATGATAATTTGGTTGTGGCTGTGAAGAAGCTTGATTGCAGTGGCTTTCAAGCTGACACAGAATTTGAG AATGAAGTGAATATATTGAGCGGAATTCATCATCCGAATATTATTTGCCAATTGGGATGTAGCAGTGAGGGAGATTCAAAGTTGATTGTTTATGAGCTCATGGAGAATGGATCTCTAGAAACTCAACTCCATg ttgaaaatgatgatgcAGGGCCCTCTCGTGGTTCTGCCTTAAATTGGCACATGCGTATGAAGATTGCTCTCGATGTTGCAAG AGGATTAGAATACCTTCACGAGCATTGCCACCCTGCAGTTATTCATAGAGATTTGAAGACTTCCAACATCCTTCTTGATGCCAACTTCAACGCTAAG TTGGCTGACTTTGGGATTGCAATCACTGATGGAAcccaaaacaataacaaaattaagcttTCTGGGACCTTGGGATATGTAGCTCCAGAGTATCTATTACATG GAAAATTAACAGAGAAAAGTGATGTGTATGCTTATGGAATTGTGGTACTAGAGCTTCTGCTAGGAAGAAGGCCGGTGGAGAAACGGCCAACACCACAATCCCACTCTATCGTCACGTGG GCAATGCCTCAACTGACAGATAGATCGAAGTTGCCAAACATAGTAGATCCTGTTATTAGAAATACTATGGATCTCAAACACTTGTATCAG GTTGCTGCAATGGCTGTATTGTGTGTACAAGGAGAAGCAAGCTACAGACCTTTAATAAAAGATGTTCTACACTCTCTAATTGCCCTTGTTCCCATAGAGCTTGGAGGTACCCTAAGATTAAACCCACCACCACAATGa